TAGAATACGGAGGAATGTGGGGTACAGGTGCCTAAAGAAAATATTTATTCTATATAGAGCATTTGAACCAGGCAAATTGAATAGTTGTTTAGTTAAAAGTTATCTTTGACTATATTGAAGACTTTCAACTCCCAAGGATTGTTTATTTTAAATTCTCGACTCTTATAAACCTATTAGCGGAATGCAGACTATTTATTTCATTATTCAAAACTGTTACACCAATTGATCACTATATCTATCGTCATTACTATGTTCCTATGCACTGTATTCGCTGTCCCGAGACGTTTTCTCATCTGCCTGGCAATGTTGTGTTGTCTATTTAATACAGACTGTTCCCGTTTATATGCGCAGTCCGACTCCAAAATGACAGACCTGCCCAAATTAATTCCTCCCTCACCCAATGCGGCTGCACTGGGTAAATACGGGGATATACCAGTAGGACTATATACAGGGATACCCAACATAGGCATTCCGCTTTATACAGTGAAACTGGGAAAATTTTCCTTGCCGATATCCCTCAATTATCACTCCAGTGGTTTAAAAGTAGAGGAAAGGGCCAGTAATGTGGGATTGGGATGGTCGCTAAATGCCGGGGGGTAATCACGCGTACGGTACATGGGAAGCCGGATGAATCGGCGCTGGGCTATTGGAATTACGGCAATGTGGTGCCTGCCGATCTGAGAGACCATGACCTTACACAGTTTCTGGGTGGTTCTTATGACAGCGAGCCTGACATGTTTTACTATAATTTTGGTGGGAAGAGCGGCAAATTTATCATAGATGCAACGCCGGAGAAGAAGGCCCATATCATTCCCTTTCAGGACCTATCTATCTCACACGATAATACCTTGTCCAGATTTGAAATAGTAGACGAAAATGGAATCAGATATATATTTAGTACCAATGAGATTTCGCATGTCGATGGCGGTGGAGGATTAATTACCAACCACACGTCCGCCTGGTACCTGACCCAGATTGTGACGCCTTTTGGTACGGTTGATTTGAGCTATGCTGCAACAGATGATTTGCCTGAAGTGATACAATACTCCTCTGTTGATTATCTGCAGGCGGCAGGGAGTTACAGCGCATGCATGCCGCTGGACCTGTCGAGCGCTGTTTCAAGTACCACCTATAATGGTAAGGTGCTGACTGATATTACCACCCCATTTGAAAATGTACATTTTTATAATACCGGCAACCGGTTGGACCTGCAGGGGGTATCGAAAGTGGATTCAATGGTTGTTTCCGATTATAAAGGAATATCTAAAATGAAATTTGGATTATCCTATAGCTATTTTGAGAATAATAGCAATTCTTTCAGGCTTAGACTGGATAGACTGACACAATATGCCGTCAATGATACCGGCACCTTAGTACATGCATTTGAGTATTATGCGCCAACGGCTGTTCCTGCAGTAACCTCTCTTTCTCAGGACTATTGGGGTTACTTTAATGGAGCGCAGAATACCACGTTGTTGCCGGAAATTGATCCCCGCCTTTGGGGGCCGTTATATAGCAAACCCGGCGCCAATAGAAAACCTGATGCAGCTTACGCGATCACTGGTGTACTAAAGAAGATAACTTACCCTGCCGGCGGGTATACCCAGTTTATTTATGAAAGTAATGACTATGGGTATAAGGAGGGCAGAATGATTACTGACCGACCAGAAATAGCCGGTATGGCAAACACTTCCGCTTCCATGACTAACACCGTAAATGCTCCCTATAATGCGAAAACCTTTACGATAGATCATGTGCAAAGAATTTCCATGACGATAGGTGGCAACTACAGTGGGGCAACGCCCGTTGAAAACGGTCCCAGTGTGTATGTAAAACGAATCAACACGGACGGAAGTAAGACGGTGCTTTATGAACAGTTTATGATAAACGCCACCGCTACCAGGACATTGGATATTACCGATACAGGAACTTACGAAATCTCAGCTGGGGTAGACGGGAAGGTACAAAATGCATCCATCCGCGTGGATTATTTTGCCCTTGGCCCGGATACGATCAAGGTAGTGAAAGGTGGAGGTTTAAGAATTAAAAGGATTGTTAACAATGACGGAATTACTCCTGTGGAAAATATCCGGAACTTTTACTACCGCATGGAAGGGGACACTGCCCGTTCTTCGGGAAACCTGATCAGCCCTTACATGTTCGCTGAATTCAAAACAACAAACAGTGGCGCCTGTACTTTTCTGCAAAGGGCAACATTCTCCACCAATTATTTAGGTTTTACCCAGGGGGCTCCTGTAGGGTATAGTTGCGTAAAAGAGGAAGTATCCGGTGCTACCAGCAATGGCTCGGTTGTGTCGCTTTTTAAAAATGAGGCTCCCAATACGCGTGCTGCTTTGTATGCATTTGATTTGACAGCCCCCGACGGCACACCCAATATCAGGGCAAATGGCCTGTCGAATAAAGCCAGTACAGATATGGATGTCTTTAGGGGACATCTGATGACAGAAAAATACTATAGTAACAATGGTCAGCTTATTAGGTCGGTAAGCAACAACTACACCGTTGACCGCTACGGTCAGGGATTACCCAACTATTTTGAGGTAAAAGTCATCCAGCCATTTTCATTTCAGGTATGTCTGAAGGATTGTAATATCTGTGATCCGGGGAATCCTAATAATCCAATAGGTTGCCATGAGTTTGGAATTAAGAACTATTCCTACGCTGAAAGCCGCGTTGTCAGCCCGTGGATTGTTAAAACCCGAACTATAGAAACAGATTATTTTCCTGAGAGAAATGATTCTTTACAAAAGGAAGTCCGCTATTATTATGAGAATCCGCAGCATGGCCTGCTTACCCGTATGGTAGCGTTGCAAAGTACAGGAGATAGTTTGATCACCGTCAGCAAATATCCACTGGATTCCATCAACGGATTGTCAGCCAGCGCTGCTGCGGCCAAGTCGCTACTGGTAGCCAAACACTATGCGGCAACATTATTACAGCAGTCCAAGCTTAAAAATAATAGCTCCCTGGAAGATGTGTTGATCAATTACAGTGTATGGCCATCAGGTCTGCCTTTGCCGGAAAGTGTTTTCAGTCGTACGCTCAATAATCCAGTGGAAAACAGACTTACGTTTTTCAACTATGACAACACAGCTAATATATTGGAACAGTCAAAAAGTAATGACGTGCATGAAGTCTATTTATGGGGATATAAAAGACAATATCCTGTCGCTAAAATAGTGGGAGGTGACTATAATACCATTATATCTAAAGTAGATAGTAATGTGCTGGACAATCCGGCCAATGATGAAGCGTTGAGAAATGAAATCGACAAAATAAGGAAGGCACCAGGCAATGAAAAAATGTTGGTTTCGACATATACCTATTCTCCTGTTTGGGGGTTAACCAGTGAAACCGATCCTGCTGGTAAAGTTACGTTCTATGAGTATGATGGTTTCGGAAGACTTAAACTCATCAGAGATTTGAATGGTAAAATACTTAAACAATTCGATTATCGGTATCTGCAGTCCGTTGGCCAATAGCGGGGGTCACTGTTTATGGCTACTTTTATTAAAAAAAGCCCTGGCGATGATCATCCTCGCCAGGGTTTTCCTGTTAAAATCTATTCTATGGTCTGTTAAACCGGAAAGTTGTCTAACTAAAAAGAATGGGATTCACCCATAAAAGCTATTAATATTTCAGATTCCCTAATTGGATAATATTTTATATTTTTAGCCTCTGAGATCCCGTTTTCAACTGTTGCCCAAGAATAATACCTATGAGAGAAAGAACTCAACGTAGCATCATCCAAATTTCTGCGTTTTTATTGTTTACAGCCATATTATCCGGTAGCCAGATAGTTTCAGGCCAGCAGCCTGGTGGCGGTGGATTGCCTGCAGCGACGCCTGTAAACATCCCCGGAGCCTATACGAATACATCGGTCAACTATATCCGGACCTGGGAGCCAGCCAAACCACTGACAGACCCCGCTGCAGTAATGGCCCAGACAAATCCGACAGCCGATGTAAGACAGGCTACGCAGTACTTTGACGGACTTGGGCGGCCTTTGCAGACGGTGGCCAAAGATATGGGTGGTAAAGGCGGAGACATGATAACTCCAGTGATATATGATGCCTTTGGGCGGGAACAGTTCAAGTATCTGCCCTACACGGGAGCCGCCACTGATGGTAAGTTCAAAACGACGGCCTTTGGTGACCAGGACCAGTTTTACCGGAACTCCGGTAAGTATACCGGAGAACGGATATTTTACAGCCAGACAGAATTTGAAGCCTCCCCGTTGAGCCGGGTGCTGAAAACTTACGCTCCGGGCAACAGCTGGGCGACCAAACCAGTAACGCTTCAATACCTCGTTAACACAGTCGCCGACTCTGTGCGTATCTGGAACATAGATGCCGCCGGAAACCCTGTCAGTCCGGGTGCGTATGCTGCCGGACAGTTATCTGTAACAGTGACAACAGATGAAGACGGTGGCCAGGTGGCGGAATATAAAGACAAATCCGGCCGGGTGGTACTTAAAAAAGTCCGGGCAGCCGGCAATGCCGGTACGGCCCATATGGGATGGCTGTGTACCTATTATATCTATGACGACCTGAATAACCTGCGTTTTGTGATCCCGCCGTTGGGCGTGGAGAAGATCATCGGTAGCTGGAATACAGCCGCTATCGCTGATGGCTTGTGTTTTCAATATAGCTACGATGGCAGAAACCGGATGATTACTAAAAAGGTCCCTGGTGCGGGTGTAGTAGAAATGGTGTATGACGTGCGTGACCGATTGGTATTTACCAGGGATGCCAACCAGCGAGCGTTGAACCAGTGGTTGGTGA
This window of the Chitinophaga varians genome carries:
- a CDS encoding RHS repeat domain-containing protein; this encodes MVAKCRGVITRTVHGKPDESALGYWNYGNVVPADLRDHDLTQFLGGSYDSEPDMFYYNFGGKSGKFIIDATPEKKAHIIPFQDLSISHDNTLSRFEIVDENGIRYIFSTNEISHVDGGGGLITNHTSAWYLTQIVTPFGTVDLSYAATDDLPEVIQYSSVDYLQAAGSYSACMPLDLSSAVSSTTYNGKVLTDITTPFENVHFYNTGNRLDLQGVSKVDSMVVSDYKGISKMKFGLSYSYFENNSNSFRLRLDRLTQYAVNDTGTLVHAFEYYAPTAVPAVTSLSQDYWGYFNGAQNTTLLPEIDPRLWGPLYSKPGANRKPDAAYAITGVLKKITYPAGGYTQFIYESNDYGYKEGRMITDRPEIAGMANTSASMTNTVNAPYNAKTFTIDHVQRISMTIGGNYSGATPVENGPSVYVKRINTDGSKTVLYEQFMINATATRTLDITDTGTYEISAGVDGKVQNASIRVDYFALGPDTIKVVKGGGLRIKRIVNNDGITPVENIRNFYYRMEGDTARSSGNLISPYMFAEFKTTNSGACTFLQRATFSTNYLGFTQGAPVGYSCVKEEVSGATSNGSVVSLFKNEAPNTRAALYAFDLTAPDGTPNIRANGLSNKASTDMDVFRGHLMTEKYYSNNGQLIRSVSNNYTVDRYGQGLPNYFEVKVIQPFSFQVCLKDCNICDPGNPNNPIGCHEFGIKNYSYAESRVVSPWIVKTRTIETDYFPERNDSLQKEVRYYYENPQHGLLTRMVALQSTGDSLITVSKYPLDSINGLSASAAAAKSLLVAKHYAATLLQQSKLKNNSSLEDVLINYSVWPSGLPLPESVFSRTLNNPVENRLTFFNYDNTANILEQSKSNDVHEVYLWGYKRQYPVAKIVGGDYNTIISKVDSNVLDNPANDEALRNEIDKIRKAPGNEKMLVSTYTYSPVWGLTSETDPAGKVTFYEYDGFGRLKLIRDLNGKILKQFDYRYLQSVGQ